In one Sesamum indicum cultivar Zhongzhi No. 13 linkage group LG12, S_indicum_v1.0, whole genome shotgun sequence genomic region, the following are encoded:
- the LOC105175269 gene encoding ER membrane protein complex subunit 3: MAEDLVLDTAIRDWVLIPLSVVMVLIGVLRYFVSKLIRSDQVPDIKIVKEGQVIIRARNLRAAANFIPAKSFRARRHYYSNEENGLLHVPKGQAQNPQAQMFSDPNMAMDMMKKNLSMIIPQTLTFAWVNFFFSGFVAAKIPFPLTQRFRAMLQNGIDLSTVDVSYVSSRSWYFLNLFGLRGLFSLILGEDNATDDAQRMMQMGGFGFDPTRSLGAEKDGLDIVQHDWALPKFEQRAVAVLKKLS; this comes from the exons ATGGCGGAAGATTTGGTATTGGACACGGCGATCAGAGACTGGGTATTGATACCGCTGTCAGTGGTGATGGTACTCATCGGAGTCCTACGTTACTTCGTATCTAAGCTCATCCGCTCCGATCAAGTTCCCGATATCAAAATCGTCAAAGAAGG GCAAGTTATAATTAGGGCACGGAATCTTAGGGCGGCCGCGAATTTCATCCCTGCCAAGTCGTTTCGTGCTCGTAGGCACTATTACAGCAATGAG GAGAATGGGTTATTACATGTACCTAAGGGTCAAGCTCAGAATCCACAGGCACAGATGTTCTCTGATCCAAACATGGCTATGGATATGATGAAGAAAAATCTTTCTATGATCATTCCACAG ACACTTACTTTTGCATGGGttaactttttcttctctGGATTTGTAGCAG CAAAGATTCCATTTCCACTTACTCAGAGATTCAGGGCAATGCTGCAAAATGGTATAGACTTGAGCACCGTTGATGTCAGCTATGTTAGCAGTCGCTCCTG GTATTTTCTCAATCTATTTGGTCTGAGGGGTCTCTTTAGCCTTATTCTCGGAGAAGATAATG CAACTGATGATGCACAACGTATGATGCAAATGGGTGGATTTGGATTTGACCCCACAAGG AGTTTGGGTGCAGAGAAAGATGGTTTAGACATTGTTCAACATGACTGGGCCTTGCCAAAATTCGAGCAGCGAGCAGTAGCAGTATTGAAGAAACTTAGCTGA
- the LOC105175412 gene encoding uncharacterized protein LOC105175412: MASTFFFCKMLKKSPAFVPVTNSAHNSVPKMKLYRASLSYISQVRHSRNVCLRGNGSMRTGFASVACAAKDSGPPEQHRPLDTVLKLYEALKNKNISEISDIIAEECLCVSNFVSAFQPFHGKKFLQQVLAFFSSLMKNLGNNIEFVVQQTSDDGMVVAVSWKLEWNKAPLPLGKGFSFYMYHVYQGKVMIKNVEIFMEPLLHIEPLRLVSLQTPVSFG, translated from the exons ATGGCCTCTACCTTCTTTTTCTgcaaaatgttgaaaaaatcTCCTGCTTTTGTCCCAGTAACAAACAGTGCTCATAATTCTGTGCCAAAAATGAAACTATACCGTGCCAGTTTGTCGTATATTTCACAAGTGAGGCATTCCCGGAATGTTTGTTTGAGAGGTAATGGCTCAATGAGAACAGGCTTTGCGTCGGTGGCCTGTGCTGCCAAAGACTCGGGGCCTCCAGAGCAGCACAGGCCTCTCGACACAGTGCTTAAGCTTTATGAAGCactcaaaaataagaatatcaGTGAGATTTCTGATATAATTGCCGAAGAGTGCTTGTGTGTTTCCAACTTTGTTTCGGCTTTCCAACCTTTTCATGGTAAGAAG TTTTTGCAGCAAGTGCTGgctttcttctcttctctaaTGAAAAACTTGGGGAATAACATTGAATTCGTGGTGCAACAAACATCGGATGATGGAATGGTTGTTGCTGTATCCTGGAAACTAG AATGGAATAAGGCTCCTTTGCCTCTGGGAAAAGGTTTCAGCTTCTACATGTACCATGTTTACCAGGGAAAGGTGATGATAAA GAATGTGGAGATTTTCATGGAGCCACTGCTTCACATCGAGCCCCTGAGATTGGTGAGCCTCCAGACTCCAGTAAGCTTCggctga
- the LOC105175270 gene encoding uncharacterized protein LOC105175270, translating to MVSDQEIAKGVETVLRQSDPNAVTSLNCVVQQLEAKLGLDLSHKADFIRDQITLLLRSHPIPKDQLPPQPHPQYPNILLPQPFRQPHFAIQQQQPPRLHQQTNPTYAVQLQQTQPAAVKDQNAAGNASETPKGRAPAGTKRRGGPGGLNKVCGVSPKLQAIVGEPALPRTEIVKQLWAYIRKHNLQDPGNKRKIICDDALRMVFETDCTDMFKMNKLLAKHILPLDPMKQSSQAKKSKLEDASPNQNSDPSLLPVIISDALAKFFGTGVREMLQSEALGRVWEYIKVNQLEDPLSSMVIHCDAKLQELLGCESISALGIQEMLVRHHLLKQ from the exons ATGGTGTCGGACCAAGAGATAGCGAAAGGCGTAGAGACCGTGCTCCGTCAATCTGACCCCAACGCTGTCACTTCCCTAAACTGCGTCGTTCAGCAGCTCGAAGCCAAGCTAGGGTTGGACCTCTCCCATAAAGCCGACTTCATCAGGGACCAGATTACCTTGCTCCTCCGATCCCACCCCATCCCCAAGGACCAGTTGCCCCCTCAACCCCATCCCCAATACCCAAATATCCTCCTTCCTCAGCCATTTCGTCAGCCCCATTTCGCTATCCAGCAACAGCAGCCCCCGCGCCTCCACCAGCAAACTAACCCTACCTATGCGGTGCAACTGCAACAAACCCAGCCAGCAGCGGTGAAAGACCAGAATGCAGCCGGAAATGCTTCTGAAACGCCCAAAGGAAG aGCCCCAGCTGGAACCAAAAGAAGAGGCGGTCCAGGAGGTCTAAACAAAGTATGTGGCGTTTCACCGAAACTACAGGCCATCGTTGGTGAGCCAGCACTCCCAAGAACAGAG ATAGTGAAGCAGCTGTGGGCCTACATTAGAAAACACAACCTTCAGGACCCTGGGAATAAGAGAAAGATTATCTGTGATGATGCTCTGCGGATGGTGTTTGAGACAGATTGCACTGACATGTTCAAGATGAATAAGTTGCTGGCAAAGCACATCTTGCCACTTGATCCAATGA AACAATCAAGTCAAGCTAAGAAGTCAAAGTTGGAAGATGCATCTCCAAACCAAAATTCAGATCCAAGCCTTCTTCCAGTGATAATATCAGATGCATTGGCAAAATTTTTTGGAACAGGAGTAAGGGAGATGCTCCAATCAGAGGCTTTGGGGCGAGTCTGGGAGTACATAAAGGTTAACCAGCTGGAG GATCCTCTGAGTTCTATGGTTATACATTGTGATGCGAAGCTTCAGGAGCTTTTAGGATGTGAAAGCATTTCTGCTTTGGGAATTCAGGAGATGCTTGTGCGCCATCATTTATTGAAGCAATGA
- the LOC105175271 gene encoding rho GDP-dissociation inhibitor 1 → MSLAVGAVSSSKSMGFDENKGDGKEGNPVSETGPNKPDPEIEPDTVAAVSRQMSENSLCTTEDEEDEDTEAKIELGPQCTLKELSEKDKDDESLRRWKEQLLGSVDMNSVGETLDPDVKIFSLAIKSPGRDDIVLPIPESGNPKNPWFTLKEGSRYSLEFTFQVSNNIVSGLKYKNNVWKTGIKVDNTKEMIGTFSPQPEPYTHEMPEETTPSGMFARGTYSAKTQFLDDDNRCYLELNYTFEIKKDWQPT, encoded by the exons ATGTCTTTGGCTGTTGGAGCTGTTTCAAGTTCCAAAAGCATGGGGTTTGATGAGAACAAGGGGGATGGAAAAGAGGGCAACCCCGTTTCCGAAACCGGGCCAAATAAGCCGGACCCGGAAATCGAGCCTGATACCGTGGCGGCGGTTAGCAGGCAAATGAGTGAGAATTCTCTGTGTACCACTGAGGATGAAGAGGATGAAGATACTGAAGCCAAGATAGAGTTGGGTCCTCAGTGCACTCTCAAAGAGTTGTCTGAGAAGGACAAG GATGATGAGAGTTTGAGGAGGTGGAAGGAGCAACTTCTTGGAAGCGTGGATATGAACTCTGTTGGAG AAACGCTTGATCCAGATGTGAAAATCTTCAGTCTTGCAATCAAATCCCCTGGTAGGGATGATATTGTTCTTCCAATCCCAGAGTCTGGGAACCCAAAAAACCCCTGGTTTACGTTGAAAGAGGGAAGCCGTTACAGCCTAGAATTTACATTCCAGGTCAGCAACAATATTGTATCAGGCCTCAAGTACAAGAACAATGTTTGGAAAACTGGCATTAAAG TGGACAACACGAAAGAGATGATTGGAACCTTCAGTCCTCAGCCAGAACCTTATACACATGAAATGCCAGAAGAGACCACCCCTTCTGGCATGTTTGCTAGAGGAacatattcagcaaaaacaCAG TTCCTTGATGACGACAACAGATGCTACTTGGAGCTGAATTATACATTTGAGATCAAGAAAGACTGGCAGCCAACATGA
- the LOC105175273 gene encoding U4/U6.U5 tri-snRNP-associated protein 2 yields MKTKREDSENAADEDGVAKRQKLTEDSSPQLAFENPILSLASYDDDEEEEDEARRDGNGGKHVNNGRKEEGNGHNYSEDEDDDDEEDEESRVGQGKRSRAIEVRRDCPYLDTVNRQVLDFDFEKFCSVSLSNLNVYACLVCGKYYQGRGQKSHAYTHSLEAGHHVYINLRTEKVYCLPDGYEVIDPSLDDIRHVLNPRFSREQVEHLDRNRQWSRALDGSDYLPGMVGLNNIKETDFVNVTIQSLMRVTPLRNFFLIPQNYIHCKSQLVLRFGELTRKIWHARNFKGQVSPHEFLQAVMKASKKRFRIGAQSDPVEFMSWLLNTLHGDLKSLKKGSSIIHQCFQGELEVVKEIHSKHIAEKKENGDNQNNENGDDGGTEADKVMTETSKMPFLMLGLDLPPPPLFKDIMEKNIIPQVPLFNILKKFDGETVTEVVRPRIARMRYRVTKLPQYLILHMRRFTKNNFFVEKNPTLVNFPVKNLELKDYIPLPAPSDNEKLRSKYDLIANIVHDGKPGEGSYRVFVQRKSEELWYEMQDLHVSETLPQMVALSEAYMQIYEQQQ; encoded by the exons ATGAAAACAAAGCGAGAAGATTCCGAGAATGCAGCGGATGAAGACGGGGTTGCGAAGAGGCAGAAGCTAACTGAAGACTCGTCGCCTCAGCTTGCATTTGAAAATCCGATCCTCTCGCTGGCTTCTTACGATGACgatgaggaggaagaagatgaagctAGGAGAGATGGGAATGGGGGTAAACATGTAAATAATGGCAGAAAGGAAGAGGGAAACGGGCATAATTATTCCgaggatgaggatgatgatgatgaagaggaTGAAGAAAGCAGAGTAGGGCAAGGGAAGCGCAGTCGCGCTATTGAAGTAAGGAGGGACTGCCCGTATCTGGATACTGTTAATAGACAG GTTTTAGATTTCGACTTTGAGAAATTTTGCTCAGTATCTCTTTCAAACTTGAATGTGTATGCATGTTTGGTTTGTGGAAAGTATTATCAAGGAAGAGGACAGAAATCTCATGCATATACACACAGTCTTGAAGCTGGCCACCATGTCTACATTAATCTTCGAACAGAGAAAGTTTACTGTCTGCCTGATGGATATGAAGTTATTGACCCATCGCTGGATGATATTCGGCATGTACTTAACCCAAG ATTTTCAAGAGAGCAAGTTGAGCATCTTGACCGGAATAGGCAATGGTCGAGGGCACTTGATGGTTCTGATTATCTTCCTGGAATG GTGGGGTTAAATAACATCAAAGAGACTGATTTTGTTAATGTTACCATTCAATCATTGATGCGTGTTACTCCCCTGAGGAACTTTTTTCTCATCCCCCAAAACTATATCCACTGCAAATCCCAACTTGTTCTTCGATTTGGGGAGCTCACACGAAAGATCTGGCATGCTAGGAACTTCAAAGGACAG GTGAGTCCACATGAATTTCTGCAGGCGGTTATGAAAGCTAGTAAGAAACGTTTCCGAATAGGCGCCCAATCAGATCCAGTTGAATTTATGTCATGGCTTCTTAATACACTGCATGGAgatttgaaaagtttaaaaaaggGTAGCAGCATCATTCATCAATGCTTTCAG gGTGAACTGGAGGTTGTGAAAGAGATTCATAGCAAACATATAgcagagaaaaaagaaaatggggACAACCAGAACAATGAGAATGGAGATGATGGTGGAACTGAAGCAGATAAAGTGATGACAGAGACAAGCAAGATGCCTTTCTTGATGCTTGGATTAGACTTGCCACCTCCTCCTTTGTTTAAGGACATCATGGAGAAAAACATTATTCCACAg GTTCCACTTTTCAATATACTGAAGAAGTTCGATGGGGAGACTGTGACTGAAGTTGTCCGTCCTCGTATAGCAAGGATGAGATATCGTGTCACAAAATTGCCACAGTATCTTATTCTCCACATGCGTCGGTTTACAAAGAACAACTTCTTTGTGGAGAAAAATCCTACTCTTG TCAACTTCCCTGTGAAGAATCTTGAGCTGAAGGATTACATCCCTCTACCTGCACCCAGTGACAATGAAAAGTTGCGGTCAAAGTACGATTTAATTGCTAATATTGTTCATGACGGTAAGCCGGGTGAAGGATCCTACAGGGTGTTTGTGCAGCGGAAGTCAGAAGAACTCTG GTATGAGATGCAGGACCTTCATGTGTCAGAAACATTACCCCAGATGGTTGCACTTTCCGAGGCATACATGCAGATATATGAGCAGCAACAGTAG
- the LOC105175274 gene encoding acyl-CoA--sterol O-acyltransferase 1-like: MEGDVTYVMRYWMEGEINTFIKVWISAYLSLCYCYFAGKMLPKGHRRLAAFLPVMALFPLLPLQLHSLHLGGITSFFLAWLTTFKLLLFAFDQGPLSIPSISLPRFLAVACLPIKLIQPSKSRENGKIHSEKGHKSFLNYAIKALLFALIIKSYDYEDHIHPRIIMVMYCFHIYLSLEIILAIAAAMARGLLGAELEPQFNEPYLSTSLQDFWGRRWNLMVTRILRPTVYLPVLDWSSSILGREWAALPAVMATFIVSGLMHELIFYQLGRVKPTWEITWFFVLHGACLMVEIVVKKAVNGRWRLPRLIGTILSIGLVMVTGSWLFFPQLLRCKADERGLAELAAIGTFVKDIVRALNFTVNTYISFS; the protein is encoded by the coding sequence ATGGAGGGAGACGTCACATACGTTATGAGATATTGGATGGAAGGAGAAATTAACACCTTCATCAAGGTATGGATTTCAGCCTATTTATCTCTATGCTACTGCTATTTTGCCGGCAAGATGTTGCCCAAAGGCCACCGTAGACTCGCCGCTTTCCTCCCGGTGATGGCCCTCTTCCCCCTCCTCCCGCTGCAGCTCCACTCCCTACACCTCGGCGGCATCACCTCCTTTTTCCTGGCCTGGCTCACCACCTTCAAACTCCTCTTGTTCGCCTTTGACCAAGGCCCTTTATCCATTCCTTCAATCTCCCTCCCAAGATTTCTTGCCGTTGCTTGCCTTCCCATCAAACTTATTCAACCTTCAAAATCCcgagaaaatggaaaaattcaCTCTGAAAAGGGCCACAAATCTTTCTTGAACTACGCCATTAAGGCCCTCTTGTTTGCCTTAATAATCAAGAGTTATGACTACGAAGACCACATTCATCCAAGAATCATCATGGTGATGTACTGTTTCCACATATACTTGTCCTTAGAGATTATACTTGCCATTGCTGCAGCCATGGCTCGCGGCTTGCTTGGGGCGGAGCTCGAACCGCAGTTCAATGAGCCGTACCTCTCGACTTCGTTGCAAGATTTCTGGGGCCGCCGGTGGAACCTCATGGTAACTCGTATACTCCGCCCAACCGTATACCTTCCGGTGCTCGACTGGTCAAGTTCGATCCTGGGCCGGGAATGGGCTGCGCTGCCGGCCGTGATGGCCACTTTCATCGTCTCGGGCCTGATGCACGAGCTCATATTCTACCAACTCGGCCGCGTGAAGCCCACATGGGAAATCACTTGGTTCTTCGTGTTGCACGGCGCGTGTTTGATGGTCGAAATAGTTGTGAAGAAGGCGGTAAATGGCCGATGGCGGTTGCCAAGGCTCATCGGAACGATCCTGAGCATTGGACTCGTGATGGTAACAGGATCCTGGCTTTTTTTCCCACAATTGTTGCGGTGCAAAGCGGATGAGAGAGGGTTGGCGGAGCTCGCGGCAATCGGCACGTTTGTGAAGGACATCGTTCGGGCTTTAAATTTTACGGTCAACACatatatttccttttcttaa